Within the Musa acuminata AAA Group cultivar baxijiao chromosome BXJ2-9, Cavendish_Baxijiao_AAA, whole genome shotgun sequence genome, the region CCCAAACTTCCTCAGTGAGTCAGGCCTAATTGATTCTGCAATCCGAGAATCAACAATCTGCTCCAATTCTCCCCTCTTTTGCCACTTCATTCCCCACTCCGCTAAGTTCACCATCTCTCTTGGTAGTGTTGGATCAATGACTGGTCTTGCACACAGCACTTCAAGCAAAACTACCCCAAACGAATACACGTCCGACTTCTCTGTCAACTGTTGTCTCCGGAAATACTCGGGATCAAGATATCCGAAGCTCCCTTTTACTGCGGTACTGACATGAGTCTGATCCAACTCAGGCCCTGTCTTTGAGAGCCCAAAGTCAGCAACCTTCGCCAAGAGATTCTCATTGAGTAGAATATTTGCAGATTTGACATCACGGTGGATGACAGCTTTTGCCTGACCAGTATGAAGATAGTGCAGTCCTCTGGCTGATCCAATACAAATCTCCAATCTCTGTTTCCAACCAAGAGAAGGAAGGTTTGAACCATAAAGATGGCTCTTTAGAGTGCCCTTTTCCATGTATTCGTAAACAAGAATCATCTCGTTCTTCTCATCACAGTAGCCGATAAGAGAAACTAGATGGCGGTGGCGCAGCCGTGACAACAATTCGATTTCAGTATGGAACTCATTAAGGCCTTGTTGAGATTTTGGGTTACCCCTCTTCACCGCTACTTTTGTTTCATCTCTCAGCACTCCTCTGTAGACCTTCCCAAAACCTCCTACCCCAATCACCCAATTTTCATCAAAGTTGTTAGTCGCTTCTTGCAGCACAACAAAAGGTAAACGATAACTGAGGTTTCCATTCTGCCCAATCGTAAATGCAGTTCCATTGGAAGTTCGACTTCCCGTGCTATGTGACGTCAATCCATTAATGGAGAAAGGCACCCAGGTTTTAGAATATTGTTTGGCAAGCTTCCTTTTCCTGAGGACCAAGCAAAGAATTATAGCAACAACGGCAACCACAATTGCCCCAACGATCGGGACCAATATGATGACAAAGTTTTTCTTTGAACCCGGTGGTGTGATAACAGTTGCAGAACCCGCAGAGCCATTAATCTTCATGATTTCGAGGCCGTTCATAATGCCATTTGGcaaaacatcaagtaaggttgaaGGACCAATGCTGACACTAAGCCTGTCAGATGCATGATCAGCCTCTAAAACATAATCGATAAAAACAGGTGTAGCCAAACTCTGTAATGTCATAGAAGAAAGATCAAGATCACCAGCTGCAAGCCAAGTATTAATATAAATATCAAACAAGAGGTCACCAGCCGCCTTACTGACTATATCACACAAATGAACCCTTATCAAGTAATCCGAGTTTGCATCCACATTGAACTGCCATGTCACATTAAAGCGGGCATTCGAAGTATTTGAGGAGGCAGCCAATTCCGTTGCCGTAGAATACACAATATCAGGGGCAGTCTCCTCAGTGGCTCCCCCTGGCATACGATTGATGTTTCCACTGAAGTTAACCGATTGGGAAAGCTTACTGTCAAGCAGAAATTCCTGGTCAGTGTCCCAAGTTCTCCACAGAGTATCATCATTTGGGAGAACTTTCGGCCCGCCCATGTTGATCCGATAAACTGTCTCCAATAACTGTCCTGACAAACCCTGGTACTTGCCCTGAGGATTAACAATCTTTGCAGTATCTACAATCAGCTCATCGGGAACCGATACAACTTCGATAGCACTTACAAAGGCGAGGGAAGTGCTTCCCGATGGTACAAAAGTAAGGATGAGGGTGTCGAGAGTTATGGTCAATGAGAATTCCTTAACAATGGCGGACTTTGCCTGAGGCTGGAAGTCTCGGAGAAGGACAACGTCTTGGGTTGACACACTGAAGTTTGCAGCAGTGAGGTCGTAACTTCCATACACGAACGGGAAGAAATACAGGCGGACGAAGTGCCTGCCTGGCGCCTTGATTTGGAAAGAGTAGGACGAGGGCACGGTGAACACCCGAGCGTTCTGGAAGAGGGCCGTGCCGTAGGAGGAAGGGACCGAGCTCGATGAGGTGTTGGCCAAGTAGTTTGAGGCGGGTGTCAAGGTCGACGAAAGGGATACATCAGCCACGAAAACTCTGTCGCCAATGGTGGTATTGGTCAAAGAACCACAGTCAATCAGATAGCTATCAGCTGGAGTAAATGCAGAACGGCCGCATCGAATCGAAACGATCACCAAGACGATGAAAGTCACTCCGATTTTGTGAATGGCCATCACGGAACACAGCTGAAGATAGATCTGTTGGCACTACTTTTGGGAACACCAAAGGAAGACAGGTATACAATCGAACCGGGCACCGGAGAGAAAGAACTTCTTCTTACCTAACAAGACAACCCGATTCAAAGAACAAACGAGAAATCTGAGCTCGGAACCAGAAAAACCCTAATTCACGCTCATCAATCTCACTTCAAACGCCGCCCCATTTCTCCTGGGAATTTAAATATTAGAACCCACCATGATTCACCGGAGGAACATCAACAATAAGTAACAAAAATCCAATCTCGGGCCACGATCTACCTGAAAATGACGCCGGAAACGACAAGCCCACCAGGATAACCCTGAATTTTTCACCACAAACAAGCACAATAGGGGAAACAACCCGAACGGCAGAATCTTCACAACTCGACGACCACAAGCAATTGGAATCGAACTCAAAGAAGCACAATAGAGGGGGCGATCTCACGGGAAAAGAGAGGAGAAGGTGGTGAAAAATTCAGGAGGCGAACAAGGAGATCTGCAACAAAAGTACCTCAGCAACCGATCGGAACTCCACAGGAGGCGAACAAGGTCCCTCCTTTCGCTTGATCGAGGCCTCAGAAGTCTTTCAAAGAGAGAGAAAGGGTGCAGGGGGAGGAGGTAGGGGTTTATAGGGGAAGTTCATGGCaatggcagagagagagagagagagagagagagagaggggtgagtCAATGCTCTGTAACTGTAACTTGCCGCAAGAAAAAGTGAGGAGAGAGAGACTGTGCCAGCGgataaaaatcaattaaattGGAAGAGAAATGGTTGCTCGCGGTTGTTACGAGTCTCTCACTATCAATGTGAAAGAAAAggacattatttttttttattatttataatttaaaatattttttaatttttaatttttaaaaattagaaaaaaaaatgtatAACTATCTATAATGagtgtaatatttttaaaaaagttgatattataataaagttataaaatatttaatcaaaatTCAAATTGATTTTAAACGGAAGAATTTAACCACTAtatcataaatttatatatatatatatatatatatatattatatctaaTCAAAACCAAAATTATCagctttatttaaataaaaaatcaaaaatcaaaactAAACTATCTGTTCGATTTGGAACCGTCGAATAGTAAGAAAAATCATTTTTCAGctgtatataaaataataataatttttagaaATGTTCTAGTAATATATTGTTTGGTTGCTTTCAACCTTTCAATAAAGTGTATGTAGCTTTTGGTTCTTTGCATTTGGGATTGGCTAACCATGGAAGACGACGACAAAGTCACCTATGAGCACCTGTGAACAATGACGGACCGATTCTTGCCTTTGAATTGATGAGGTTGCCACCTAAAAGAATGATGGATTTTGACATTGACCTTGCGCTACCATTTTAAATTAAGTCTTTCTGATTTCTGATCATGACTTTCTTATCATGTCAGCTTCATCGCCAACCAGGGCTAGATCTGCAACTCCTACAAACCCTAGAAACATGGTGGCCATGGTGAATTAGTGATTATCAAGAACATGAGTTGGAATAAATATTTGAAGTATTTTATCAGATGTGTGTGGAACAAGAGTTAGCAGAAGATATGTTTTTGGTCATAATTGGTGGAATGATGTTGGGAAAAAAACTACACACAGCCATCTTATCAAATTGTTTATCCTTATTGATAATTCTTTAAGGCTTCACACACAAagagaaaataatattttcaagttcacaaaaaaaaaaaaaaattacagccGCAGCTTTGGATTCTTTTAAAGGTGCGTGAAAATTGACTAATTATTATTCAAAGTTTACTAGTCATTTATGTCATAGAAGCAAGACATATGTgacatattcttttttatttattatattatttgatgatgatgatatatatatatatatatatatatatatatatatatatatatatatatggatttgtgcaatgggaatcaaatcgtgatgagatcacgatgataagaccgattcacctttaaacacaaaaccCTAAATAATACTGGTCATAAATTACTCgatagggacatcgagataactggacagactagtgtgctatatacccatccatatgatggaggcagctgatctcatagctgctcgtgtggggacactatggctacagtacaggtgctctttagagaatgagttcactgattgatctgctcacagaatgcgagagaatctgattaaagtgagactcgagtagaaaccgtatggtctGACTGCATCATGCCCAGTAtataatctctaggatattagatggatgaggaactatgggTATactgtaactgaggacaaatagatccaaaggattagattcccctgtatcatctgaggctatgacatagtggcctagtacgttcgcagtcgatgagtcaagtgaattattatgaagataataattcactaagccagaagaagttttgacagataaaactcacggccagctcgatattgggtttagagggtcacacacatatgataggcattatgatgagtagaggttcagatgtgagatatccatcggagcccctattttattggatattcaataagcccctgaattattggatcctatggataagatccaataagagccaacgagggattattggatatagatatactaatctaagaggcttgagtagttggatggatatctaatacccaataaggcaggatccattagggctaagttgacaagggacctctataaataggaggaaaccaaagacCCATAAGCTAAAGGATTCGAGAGGAGGATGtttgacctcattcatcctctcctacagatttgTAGAAAttgagggatatacgatctccttatatAATATAACTATCTCATAcgtaatttttaattttacaaaTTTTGTATACCAATCTTCGTACAATGACAAAcaccctttttgaaaaatttaggatttttgttttctgtttttccgctgcgcatgagatgtcgcccctagatttcccaacaaagttAACCGGCAACCCAATTGGGACCTGACAATACAATAGAATAATATAATGGATAGCTTCCTTATGCCACACATTCTTGAACAAATGATAGAACAGTATTCAACGAATTCAGATAGGGACATTGAGGTGTTCACAATAGCAAAGTCTCGTACGTCATTTCATGGCATTTATATGTACAAGAAACTCTCAATGAGAAACtcttccaagaaaaaaaaaatggattcGTTATTTTTGTTTTGAATCAATGAGAAACTCTCAATTTACAATATATGTCATCATCGAAACTAGAGGGCACAACCGAGTCATCTTTATGAAAATGGAGAGTTTGATCATCGTCGAGCTTATCTGGAAAGGGTTCTCAATCCAGCTGTTCAGATTATTGCGTAGCAAATTTCGGATTTCTCTGATGTGCCTGGTCTCAAATCAAGGTGTCTGTAATTCTCACAACACACGTTAAGAGGCAAAGCATTGATTATGTCTGCATCGTACAGAGACTGGACACAAACCTTCCTCCTTGTTTCGATGTGATTCCTGGTTGGTCTGATTGCTATGGGGCTCAAAACTAGAAATTGCTCATTTGTTGGCCTAAACTCATAGATTTCAATTGTCACCAGATGAATAGAATAAGGTACTGGCAGGAGCATTTGCCCATCAACTCCTAGCAAGCATTTTGAGCCAAGGAAGAACACTTTCCAAGGATTACATGGCTGGTTTGTGGTGCCGGTGCCAAAGAGATACCTTGTTAGTGTCAAATTGCATACATTTTATATTCTCCATTGAACAATTCACTGTCTGACACCCC harbors:
- the LOC135622476 gene encoding receptor-like protein kinase HERK 1, coding for MAIHKIGVTFIVLVIVSIRCGRSAFTPADSYLIDCGSLTNTTIGDRVFVADVSLSSTLTPASNYLANTSSSSVPSSYGTALFQNARVFTVPSSYSFQIKAPGRHFVRLYFFPFVYGSYDLTAANFSVSTQDVVLLRDFQPQAKSAIVKEFSLTITLDTLILTFVPSGSTSLAFVSAIEVVSVPDELIVDTAKIVNPQGKYQGLSGQLLETVYRINMGGPKVLPNDDTLWRTWDTDQEFLLDSKLSQSVNFSGNINRMPGGATEETAPDIVYSTATELAASSNTSNARFNVTWQFNVDANSDYLIRVHLCDIVSKAAGDLLFDIYINTWLAAGDLDLSSMTLQSLATPVFIDYVLEADHASDRLSVSIGPSTLLDVLPNGIMNGLEIMKINGSAGSATVITPPGSKKNFVIILVPIVGAIVVAVVAIILCLVLRKRKLAKQYSKTWVPFSINGLTSHSTGSRTSNGTAFTIGQNGNLSYRLPFVVLQEATNNFDENWVIGVGGFGKVYRGVLRDETKVAVKRGNPKSQQGLNEFHTEIELLSRLRHRHLVSLIGYCDEKNEMILVYEYMEKGTLKSHLYGSNLPSLGWKQRLEICIGSARGLHYLHTGQAKAVIHRDVKSANILLNENLLAKVADFGLSKTGPELDQTHVSTAVKGSFGYLDPEYFRRQQLTEKSDVYSFGVVLLEVLCARPVIDPTLPREMVNLAEWGMKWQKRGELEQIVDSRIAESIRPDSLRKFGETIEKCLADSGVERPSMGDVLWNLEYVLQLQEADSSSMSEVDSINRITEISPLVQNISTSDTTPVRDVGTSVLNDLSDVSMSKVFSQLIKSEGR